One Cellulomonas soli DNA window includes the following coding sequences:
- a CDS encoding M16 family metallopeptidase: MTLDLPLVAPGRPGSEQSVGQDGDAHVRRSVLPGGVRVLTEHMPGLRSATVGAWVGVGSRDESDGHHGSTHFLEHLLFKGTARRSAMDIAEAFDAVGGEANAATGKEHTCYYARVLDTDAPMAVDVIADMVTSARIDPDELETERGVILEELAMNDDDPSDVVHEQFAAAVLGEHPLGRPIGGTPDTIRAVPREAVWAHYREHYRPGTLVVTAAGGIDHDALCAQVTQALADGGWALDPEAAPTGRRTVATRALSPGTDGLPAQGVEVTLRRSTEQANVIIGCTALTATDPRRFTLSVLNAVLGGGMSSRLFQEIREKRGLAYSTYSFASGHAETGTFGLYAGCTPTRIDEVEALLAAEWERLADSGITAAELERSIGQLSGGLVLGMEDTGSRMSRLGKAELVHGELLSLDESLERIRAVTAAQVQELAAELAGLPRSVVRIGPLGD; encoded by the coding sequence GTGACCCTGGACCTCCCGCTGGTCGCACCCGGGCGACCGGGCAGCGAGCAGTCCGTCGGGCAGGACGGCGACGCGCACGTGCGTCGTTCCGTCCTGCCCGGCGGGGTCCGCGTGCTCACCGAGCACATGCCGGGCCTGCGCTCGGCCACCGTGGGCGCCTGGGTGGGTGTCGGCTCGCGTGACGAGTCCGACGGGCACCACGGCTCCACGCACTTCCTCGAGCACCTGCTGTTCAAGGGCACCGCGCGGCGCTCCGCGATGGACATCGCCGAGGCGTTCGACGCCGTCGGTGGTGAGGCCAACGCCGCCACCGGCAAGGAGCACACCTGCTACTACGCCCGTGTGCTCGACACCGACGCGCCCATGGCCGTCGACGTGATCGCTGACATGGTCACCTCCGCCCGGATCGACCCGGACGAGCTGGAGACCGAGCGCGGGGTCATCCTCGAAGAGCTCGCGATGAACGACGACGACCCGAGCGACGTCGTGCACGAGCAGTTCGCCGCCGCGGTCCTGGGGGAGCACCCCCTGGGTCGTCCGATCGGCGGCACCCCCGACACGATCCGCGCGGTGCCGCGCGAGGCCGTGTGGGCGCACTATCGCGAGCACTACCGTCCTGGCACGCTCGTCGTGACGGCCGCCGGCGGGATCGACCACGACGCGCTGTGCGCGCAGGTCACGCAGGCGCTGGCCGACGGTGGCTGGGCGCTCGACCCCGAGGCGGCCCCCACCGGGCGGCGCACCGTCGCGACCAGGGCGCTGTCGCCCGGCACCGACGGGCTGCCCGCGCAGGGCGTCGAGGTGACGTTGCGTCGGTCGACCGAGCAGGCGAACGTCATCATCGGCTGCACGGCGCTGACCGCCACCGACCCGCGACGGTTCACGCTCTCCGTGCTGAACGCCGTGCTCGGCGGGGGCATGTCCTCACGCCTCTTCCAGGAGATCCGCGAGAAGCGCGGCCTGGCGTACTCCACGTACTCCTTCGCCTCGGGCCACGCCGAGACCGGCACCTTCGGGCTCTACGCCGGCTGCACGCCGACGCGCATCGACGAGGTCGAGGCGCTGCTGGCCGCCGAGTGGGAGCGTCTGGCGGACTCGGGGATCACCGCCGCCGAGCTCGAGCGCAGCATCGGCCAGCTCTCAGGCGGGCTCGTCCTGGGCATGGAGGACACGGGTTCGCGGATGAGTCGGCTCGGCAAGGCCGAGCTGGTGCACGGGGAGCTGCTGAGCCTCGACGAGTCGCTCGAGCGGATCCGCGCGGTCACGGCTGCGCAGGTCCAGGAGCTCGCCGCCGAGCTTGCCGGGCTGCCTCGGTCCGTCGTCCGGATCGGCCCCCTCGGCGACTGA
- a CDS encoding EAL domain-containing protein, translated as MTTAPPAAPPRVGDLMEPTVVLDPDTPCSALEQGWHTGWTASSVLVRARHPDTRHGLVSRESFVAATAAGPGPGHGTWSRLPVGRLTRWDAPCVDVDDSVTVAARVLTSAGAYYADLLVTQGGHPVGVLAPRVVMAALAALVEPRTTPSTPSTPSILDRGAARTSVGSGTRGEVLRPRHPYLLPTATLAVVYQPIVAAGSGRLESVEALLRTRQADDELGAPGPALAEAAEAGAALELDLWVLGEACRAWARWHAVLGPRAPRTVHVNLAPTSLAAPDLESRVLAVLDAVRAPASAVRLELSECASLDDLHRAGPALHGLRAAGVQIALDDLGATLSTLRHMSRLPLDVLKIDRSIVIGMAEDVVDAHIVQAVLRVARERGLEVVAEGVEEQSQLDAVRRSGVGYVQGYLLARPMSADAITRFVG; from the coding sequence TCCCGACACGCCCTGCTCGGCCCTGGAGCAGGGCTGGCACACCGGGTGGACAGCGAGCTCGGTGCTCGTCCGTGCGCGCCATCCCGACACGCGGCACGGCCTGGTGTCCCGCGAGTCGTTCGTCGCCGCCACCGCCGCCGGCCCCGGTCCCGGCCACGGGACCTGGTCCCGGCTCCCGGTCGGACGCCTGACCCGGTGGGACGCCCCGTGCGTCGACGTCGACGACAGCGTCACCGTCGCGGCCCGCGTCCTGACGAGCGCCGGCGCCTACTACGCGGACCTCCTCGTGACGCAGGGCGGCCACCCGGTGGGCGTGCTGGCACCGCGCGTCGTCATGGCAGCCCTGGCCGCGCTCGTCGAGCCACGGACCACACCGTCCACGCCCTCCACGCCGTCCATCCTGGACCGCGGCGCGGCCCGCACGTCCGTCGGGTCGGGCACTCGGGGCGAGGTCCTGCGACCGCGCCACCCCTACCTGCTCCCCACGGCCACGCTCGCCGTGGTGTACCAGCCGATCGTCGCCGCGGGCAGCGGACGGCTGGAGTCCGTGGAGGCCCTCCTGCGCACGCGGCAGGCCGACGACGAGCTCGGTGCCCCGGGCCCGGCCCTGGCCGAGGCGGCCGAGGCCGGTGCCGCGCTCGAGCTCGACCTGTGGGTGCTCGGCGAGGCCTGCCGTGCCTGGGCGCGGTGGCACGCGGTGCTCGGTCCGCGCGCGCCCCGTACGGTGCACGTCAACCTCGCCCCCACGAGCCTGGCCGCACCCGACCTCGAGTCGCGCGTGCTCGCGGTCCTCGACGCCGTCCGCGCCCCGGCGTCGGCCGTGCGGCTGGAGCTGTCCGAGTGCGCGAGCCTCGACGACCTGCACCGCGCCGGCCCGGCGCTGCACGGGCTGCGGGCGGCCGGCGTCCAGATCGCGCTCGACGACCTCGGGGCGACGCTCTCGACGCTGCGACACATGAGCCGGCTCCCGCTGGACGTGCTCAAGATCGACCGTTCGATCGTCATCGGGATGGCCGAGGACGTCGTCGACGCGCACATCGTGCAGGCCGTGCTGCGGGTGGCGCGCGAGCGCGGCCTGGAGGTCGTCGCCGAGGGCGTCGAGGAGCAGAGCCAGCTCGACGCGGTCCGACGCAGCGGCGTCGGCTACGTCCAGGGATACCTGCTCGCCCGGCCGATGTCCGCCGACGCCATCACGCGGTTCGTCGGCTGA